Proteins from one Suncus etruscus isolate mSunEtr1 chromosome 3, mSunEtr1.pri.cur, whole genome shotgun sequence genomic window:
- the LOC126003804 gene encoding myosin regulatory light polypeptide 9, translated as MSSKRAKTKTTKKRPQRATSNVFAMFDQSQIQEFKEAFNMIDQNRDGFIDKEDLHDMLASLGKNPTDEYLDAMMNEAPGPINFTMFLTMFGEKLNGTDPEDVIRNAFACFDEEATGTIQEDYLRELLTTMGDRFTDEEVDELYREAPIDKKGNFNYIEFTRILKHGAKDKDD; from the exons ATGTCGagcaaaagggcaaagaccaagaccaccaagaaGCGCCCCCAGCGCGCAACATCCAATGTGTTTGCCATGTTTGACCAGTCACAGATTCAGGAGTTTAAAGAGGCCTTCAATATGATTGATCAGAACAGAGATGGTTTCATTGACAAGGAAGATCTGCATGATATGCTTGCCTCCCTGG GGAAAAATCCAACTGATGAATATCTGGATGCTATGATGAATGAAGCTCCAGGTCCCATAAATTTTACCATGTTTCTCACAATGTTTGGTGAGAAGTTAAATGGTACAGATCCAGAAGATGTCATCAGAAATGCCTTTGCTTGCTTTGATGAAGAAGCTACTG gCACCATTCAGGAAGATTACCTGAGAGAACTGCTGACCACAATGGGAGATCGGTTTACAGATGAGGAAGTGGATGAGCTGTACAGAGAAGCACCTATTGACAAAAAGGGAAATTTCAATTACATTGAGTTCACACGCATCCTCAAACATGGAGCAAAAGACAAAGATGATTGA